A genomic stretch from Lathyrus oleraceus cultivar Zhongwan6 chromosome 2, CAAS_Psat_ZW6_1.0, whole genome shotgun sequence includes:
- the LOC127120809 gene encoding probable protein phosphatase 2C 8 → MSYVTFSGTKNNNICSSSSNMRKLSNMDDTNNVVADININKSKQIERRYEDYRRKRKRPCKAPVIPTMESTTGDTATASHGFISVIGRRRVMEDAIKVIPRFMAAKQQPCGYDFFAVYDGHGGMTVANACRDRLHLLLAEEVKEGGDHGLDWYKAMCSCFMKMDHEIGVAGGGSGDVDADNVGSTAAVVVVGKEEIVVANCGDSRAVLCSGGVAVALSRDHKPDLPDERERIEAAGGKVINWNGSRVLGILATSRSIGDHCMKPFVISQPEINVHGRTKSDEFVVVASDGLWDVVSNSFVCEVVKSCLQGHMRRNNSDNVKEDLTFKGYAAEAAAILAELAMAKGSKDNISIIVIQLNTNI, encoded by the exons ATGTCATATGTAACATTTTCTGGTACTAAAAACAATAACATTTGTAGCAGTAGTAGTAATATGAGGAAGTTGTCTAATATGGATGATACTAATAATGTTGTAGCAGACATTAATATCAATAAATCTAAACAAATTGAACGGCGTTACGAAGACTATCGAAGGAAGAGAAAGCGTCCTTGTAAAGCGCCGGTGATCCCTACGATGGAATCAACTACGGGAGACACGGCCACGGCTTCACACGGTTTTATATCTGTGATTGGACGGAGGAGGGTGATGGAAGACGCTATCAAGGTGATTCCTCGTTTCATGGCGGCGAAACAGCAACCGTGTGGATACGATTTCTTTGCGGTTTATGACGGACATGGTGGGATGACGGTGGCGAATGCTTGTCGTGATAGGTTGCACTTGTTGTTGGCAGAGGAAGTGAAGGAAGGTGGAGATCATGGATTGGATTGGTATAAAGCTATGTGTTCTTGTTTCATGAAGATGGATCATGAAATTGGAGTCGCTGGTGGTGGCAGTGGTGATGTTGATGCGGACAACGTGGGTTCAACGGCGGCTGTGGTGGTGGTTGGGAAAGAGGAGATAGTGGTGGCGAACTGTGGTGACTCAAGGGCGGTTTTGTGTAGTGGCGGTGTAGCAGTTGCACTTTCACGTGATCATAAG CCCGATCTTCCGGATGAAAGAGAGAGGATTGAAGCAGCTGGTGGAAAAGTGATTAATTGGAACGGGAGTCGCGTTCTAGGAATTCTTGCTACTTCTAGATCCATAG GGGACCATTGCATGAAGCCATTTGTGATATCTCAACCAGAGATAAACGTGCATGGAAGAACAAAATCAGATGAGTTTGTTGTGGTGGCAAGTGATGGGCTTTGGGATGTTGTATCAAACAGTTTTGTTTGTGAAGTTGTTAAAAGCTGTCTCCAAGGTCATATGAGGAGGAATAATAGCGATAATGTAAAAGAGGATCTCACTTTTAAAGGTTATGCAGCTGAAGCTGCTGCAATTTTAGCTGAATTGGCTATGGCTAAGGGAAGCAAAGACAACATCAGTATTATAGTCATTCaactcaacactaacatttga